One genomic region from Jilunia laotingensis encodes:
- a CDS encoding bifunctional fucokinase/fucose-1-phosphate guanylyltransferase yields the protein MKKLLSLPPNLVDCFHELEGVEASEWFCTSDPVGAKLGSGGGTTWLLQACHEYDANQDSFSTWLGSEKRILLHAGGQSRRLPGYAPSGKILTPIPVFSWERGQKLGQNLLSLQLPLYERIMNMAPEKVHTLIASGDVYIRSEKPLQEIPEADVICYGLWVNPSLATHHGVFVSDRKTPDVLDFMLQKPSLAELEGLAKTHLFLMDIGIWLLSDRAVELLMKHSRKKDSGNITFYDLYSDYGLALGSQPKVKDEELNSLSVAILPLPGGEFYHYGTSRELISSTLAVQEKVRDQRLIMHRKVKPNPAIFVQNSSTNIAFSTANENLWIENSYVGKGWRLGSRQIITGVPENDWKIRLPDGICLDVVPMGDKGFVARPYGLDDVFKGDIYAPHTSFTGIPFEEWMSRRNITRDDIPGCTDDLQAASIFPLTESVDDLGVLLRWMTSEPELVEGRMLWLNAQKISADEISASANLQRLYTQRAAFRRNNWKALSANYEKSVFYQLDLEDAAHEFVKQGLDTPRVLPEDASQMLQMHNRMFRARIMELEGKPEAKEEGNAAFDLLRNGLLGEVCKQKCQPKLNVYSDQIVWGRSPVRIDVAGGWTDTPPYSLYSGGNVVNLAIELNGQPPLQVYVKTCKEPHVVLRSIDMGAMEIVNTYDELQDYCKIGSPFSIPKAALALAGFLPQFSEGSYGSLREQLEAFGAGIEVTLLAAIPAGSGLGTSSILASTVLGAINDFCGLAWDKNEICRCTLVLEQLLTTGGGWQDQYGGVFSGVKLLQTEAGFDQTPLVRWLPDQLFTAPEYRDCHLLYYTGITRTAKGILGEIVRSMFLNSGKHLALLSEMKVHAMDMNEAILRGNFSGYGRLIGKTWLQNKTLDTGTNPLEVESIIRLIEDYTLGHKLPGAGGGGYLYMVAKDPQAAVCIRRILTEYAPNPRARFVDMTLSDKGLQVSRS from the coding sequence ATGAAGAAATTACTATCTCTGCCTCCGAATCTTGTAGATTGTTTCCATGAACTGGAAGGCGTGGAGGCTTCCGAATGGTTTTGTACTTCCGACCCCGTAGGTGCGAAGTTAGGTTCGGGAGGGGGAACGACTTGGCTATTGCAGGCCTGCCACGAATATGATGCTAATCAAGATTCTTTTTCCACTTGGTTGGGCAGTGAAAAACGAATCTTGCTCCATGCCGGGGGACAGAGCCGCAGACTGCCGGGGTATGCTCCTTCGGGCAAGATATTAACCCCGATACCTGTTTTTAGCTGGGAGAGAGGGCAGAAGCTTGGCCAGAATTTGCTTTCGTTGCAACTTCCTTTGTACGAAAGAATTATGAATATGGCTCCCGAGAAAGTGCATACGTTGATAGCCAGTGGAGATGTCTATATTCGTTCGGAAAAACCGTTGCAGGAGATTCCTGAAGCCGATGTGATTTGTTATGGACTTTGGGTGAACCCTTCATTGGCTACTCATCATGGCGTGTTTGTTTCCGACCGGAAGACTCCGGATGTACTCGACTTTATGTTACAAAAGCCTTCTCTTGCCGAACTGGAAGGATTGGCAAAGACACATCTTTTTCTGATGGATATCGGTATCTGGTTGCTAAGCGACCGTGCCGTGGAGTTGTTGATGAAACATTCCAGGAAGAAAGATTCCGGCAATATCACTTTTTATGATCTTTATTCGGACTATGGACTGGCACTGGGTAGCCAACCGAAAGTAAAAGATGAAGAATTGAACAGTCTTTCGGTTGCTATCTTGCCTTTACCGGGTGGGGAGTTTTATCATTATGGCACCAGCCGGGAATTGATATCCTCTACATTGGCTGTTCAGGAGAAAGTCCGCGATCAACGTCTCATCATGCATCGGAAAGTGAAGCCGAATCCGGCCATTTTCGTTCAAAACTCTTCCACCAATATTGCATTCTCAACTGCGAATGAAAACTTGTGGATTGAAAATAGCTATGTGGGTAAAGGCTGGCGGTTAGGTTCCCGGCAGATTATAACCGGAGTACCGGAAAATGATTGGAAGATTCGTTTACCGGACGGAATCTGCCTAGATGTGGTTCCTATGGGTGACAAAGGCTTTGTTGCGCGTCCTTACGGCTTGGATGATGTTTTCAAAGGTGATATATACGCGCCCCATACCAGTTTTACCGGGATACCTTTTGAAGAATGGATGTCACGGCGAAACATTACACGTGATGATATTCCAGGATGTACGGATGATTTACAGGCTGCATCTATTTTTCCTTTAACGGAATCGGTAGACGATCTTGGCGTGCTTCTCCGATGGATGACTTCGGAACCTGAACTGGTGGAAGGACGTATGTTATGGTTGAATGCTCAAAAAATCTCTGCGGATGAAATCTCTGCAAGTGCCAATTTGCAACGTTTGTATACACAGCGCGCTGCTTTTCGCCGGAACAATTGGAAAGCACTGTCTGCTAATTATGAGAAGAGTGTTTTTTATCAGCTTGATTTGGAAGATGCTGCACATGAATTTGTAAAACAGGGACTTGATACTCCGCGGGTTTTGCCGGAGGATGCATCGCAAATGTTGCAAATGCACAACCGTATGTTCCGGGCACGTATCATGGAACTGGAAGGTAAACCGGAGGCGAAGGAAGAGGGAAACGCTGCTTTCGACCTTTTACGTAACGGACTATTGGGAGAGGTTTGCAAGCAGAAATGTCAACCGAAGCTGAATGTTTATTCCGATCAGATTGTGTGGGGACGAAGTCCTGTGCGCATTGATGTTGCCGGAGGTTGGACGGATACTCCTCCCTATTCGCTTTATTCCGGTGGGAATGTCGTAAACCTGGCCATTGAGTTGAATGGGCAGCCTCCTTTGCAGGTGTATGTCAAGACATGCAAGGAACCGCATGTCGTGCTTCGTTCCATAGATATGGGGGCGATGGAAATTGTGAATACCTACGATGAGTTACAGGATTATTGTAAAATAGGTTCTCCTTTCTCCATTCCTAAAGCGGCTTTGGCTTTGGCAGGGTTCTTGCCGCAATTTTCTGAGGGAAGCTATGGTTCGTTAAGGGAACAATTAGAGGCTTTCGGTGCTGGAATAGAAGTCACTTTGCTTGCTGCCATACCTGCGGGATCAGGATTGGGTACAAGTTCCATTCTTGCCTCTACCGTGTTGGGTGCCATTAATGATTTTTGTGGTCTGGCATGGGATAAGAATGAAATATGCCGTTGCACGTTGGTTCTGGAACAACTGCTTACTACGGGTGGGGGTTGGCAAGATCAGTATGGTGGAGTCTTTTCCGGAGTGAAGTTGCTGCAAACGGAAGCCGGCTTTGACCAGACTCCATTGGTGCGTTGGTTGCCCGACCAACTTTTCACTGCCCCAGAGTACAGAGACTGCCATTTGTTGTACTACACCGGAATCACCCGTACTGCGAAAGGCATATTGGGAGAGATCGTTCGTTCCATGTTCCTCAATTCCGGTAAACACCTTGCCTTGCTTTCGGAGATGAAAGTCCATGCGATGGATATGAACGAGGCTATTCTACGTGGAAACTTCTCTGGTTATGGCAGACTAATAGGAAAAACCTGGTTGCAGAACAAAACGCTGGATACCGGAACGAATCCACTGGAAGTGGAGAGTATAATCCGCTTGATAGAAGATTATACACTGGGGCATAAGTTGCCTGGAGCAGGTGGTGGCGGTTATCTTTATATGGTGGCGAAAGATCCTCAGGCGGCTGTCTGCATCCGTCGTATATTAACGGAATATGCTCCTAATCCTCGGGCACGTTTTGTTGATATGACTTTATCGGATAAAGGATTGCAAGTGTCGAGGAGTTAG
- a CDS encoding MGMT family protein, whose protein sequence is MRDYKVNKEAISESFCAEVYEIVRSVPVGRVTTYGEIAALLGKPQCSRMVGKALKQVPMELDLPCHRVVNAQGRLVPGWEEQRELLLSEGVRFKKSGCVDLSVYRWKFDSL, encoded by the coding sequence ATGAGAGATTACAAGGTAAACAAGGAGGCTATTTCCGAATCGTTCTGCGCTGAGGTCTATGAGATTGTACGTTCTGTTCCTGTGGGAAGGGTAACTACCTATGGGGAAATAGCTGCTTTACTTGGAAAACCGCAATGTTCACGTATGGTAGGTAAGGCACTGAAGCAGGTTCCTATGGAATTGGATTTGCCTTGTCATCGGGTAGTCAATGCTCAAGGTCGGTTGGTGCCCGGTTGGGAGGAGCAACGTGAGTTGCTCCTGAGTGAAGGCGTCCGCTTTAAGAAAAGCGGTTGCGTAGATCTGTCAGTTTATCGTTGGAAATTTGATAGTTTGTAG
- a CDS encoding LruC domain-containing protein codes for MKKNQFLLLSLFLGTVIFSSCEKNLYDEDKLPEKDHTVANLNIPSNFNWKMTKNAECTVTTTNNTPISVYLDKSCSESELVASFTTNSENAPLSLSLPSYVNELYFQYETSDGQKKVISASLNGNGNINIALPSNTRAMVQTRDNNDIKTDQSDVVYYPKNGWGTIMFEDLFPGLGDYDFNDFVMNYKVQLYEVEKTGNGNNKNYTTKAMQIGARLKAMGGSLDYRPYLRIHGLKRADISSISLHESFNTKITEVKLIEGKNGETIIDLSELTDNLHKPAGSHYYNTEKEYAISSDKLPQINIYIELKEPVIIKGNLEDEDFEFYLAHENGTEIHLSGYEPVAYKYPIDNKNILPLDGNIANYYYSVDRLIWGLKVPDDVAQAIEKANFLDAYKNFEKWATSGGQNDSNWYGQGNSNKDLLMPLN; via the coding sequence ATGAAAAAGAATCAATTCCTCCTCCTCTCATTATTCTTAGGAACTGTAATCTTCAGTTCTTGTGAGAAAAACCTGTATGATGAAGATAAGCTGCCTGAAAAAGATCACACCGTTGCAAATTTGAACATTCCGTCAAACTTTAACTGGAAGATGACAAAGAATGCCGAATGCACTGTCACAACAACAAACAACACTCCAATTTCTGTCTATTTAGATAAAAGCTGTAGTGAAAGCGAATTAGTCGCTTCGTTCACTACAAATTCCGAAAACGCTCCTCTGTCACTTAGTTTGCCAAGTTATGTCAACGAACTGTATTTTCAATACGAAACAAGTGATGGACAGAAAAAGGTAATATCTGCCTCTCTGAACGGAAACGGCAATATTAATATCGCATTGCCCTCAAATACCAGAGCCATGGTACAAACTCGAGACAATAATGATATTAAAACGGATCAATCCGATGTGGTTTATTATCCTAAAAACGGTTGGGGCACAATCATGTTCGAGGATTTATTCCCCGGTTTGGGAGATTATGACTTCAATGACTTCGTAATGAATTATAAAGTACAATTATACGAAGTAGAAAAAACTGGCAATGGTAACAATAAGAATTACACTACGAAAGCTATGCAGATCGGTGCCCGTCTGAAAGCCATGGGTGGTTCATTGGACTACCGTCCTTATTTAAGAATCCACGGATTAAAGAGAGCTGATATCAGTTCTATCAGCCTTCATGAAAGTTTCAATACCAAAATCACAGAAGTAAAGTTGATAGAAGGTAAGAATGGAGAAACAATTATCGACCTCAGCGAATTAACAGACAATCTGCACAAACCAGCAGGTAGCCATTACTACAATACCGAAAAAGAATATGCTATCTCAAGCGATAAATTGCCTCAAATAAACATATATATAGAGTTAAAAGAACCCGTAATAATCAAAGGGAATCTGGAGGACGAAGATTTTGAATTCTATCTGGCACACGAAAATGGAACAGAAATCCACTTGAGTGGATATGAACCGGTAGCTTACAAATACCCTATAGATAATAAGAATATCCTTCCATTGGATGGCAATATAGCTAACTACTATTACAGTGTAGACCGTCTAATCTGGGGACTGAAAGTTCCGGACGATGTGGCTCAAGCCATTGAAAAAGCAAACTTCCTGGATGCTTATAAAAATTTTGAGAAATGGGCAACCAGCGGAGGACAGAACGATTCAAACTGGTACGGACAAGGTAATAGTAATAAGGACTTGTTAATGCCATTGAATTAA
- a CDS encoding PAS domain-containing protein — protein sequence MTYEWAKEMNCAVTVCDTEGVILFMNDKACKTFAKHGDLIGKNLFDCHNLQSQAKIREMLETGGTNSYTIEKNGIRKMIYQTAWKKDEVVGGMVEISMEIPAEMPHYIRK from the coding sequence ATGACGTACGAATGGGCAAAAGAAATGAACTGTGCCGTAACAGTTTGCGACACTGAAGGAGTTATCCTGTTTATGAACGATAAAGCTTGCAAAACATTTGCCAAACATGGCGATCTGATCGGAAAGAACCTGTTCGATTGCCACAACCTGCAATCACAAGCTAAAATCAGGGAGATGCTGGAAACAGGTGGTACCAATTCTTATACAATCGAAAAGAATGGCATTAGGAAGATGATCTATCAAACCGCATGGAAAAAAGACGAAGTCGTAGGAGGCATGGTAGAAATCTCCATGGAGATACCCGCAGAAATGCCGCATTATATAAGGAAGTAG